In a single window of the Litorilituus sediminis genome:
- a CDS encoding DUF3014 domain-containing protein: MDNSDLSPNNQSEHEGEQSNKGPLLLFISSLILVIIAFWQFSGGKTEKRPIELSELTKQPAQVIPEVKPEPEPITPAEPKEDILEAPEPIAPEETAATPEPEVIEPVLPNLDESDAWLQTTLAELTWRKELLKLVIDDDMIRRFVVFTDNFAQGTLAYEHSPFILPKVKFSPDEANVTVEDKENVWQWDVNSTKRFNLYIDLLRSLDSSELVQWYFDIKPLIDEAYSELGYEDDFTFTLQDAITRVLDMELPKSSMELTRPSVMYKFKEQSLEELPDSDKLLLRLGKENLLIIKSILLEINEKLAQQRNGVS; this comes from the coding sequence ATGGATAATTCAGATTTATCTCCTAATAATCAATCAGAGCATGAAGGTGAACAAAGTAACAAGGGGCCTTTGCTACTTTTTATCTCTTCATTAATCTTAGTTATTATCGCTTTTTGGCAGTTCTCAGGAGGAAAGACGGAAAAGAGGCCTATTGAATTAAGTGAGCTAACAAAGCAGCCTGCTCAAGTGATACCTGAGGTGAAACCTGAGCCTGAGCCAATTACGCCAGCAGAGCCAAAAGAAGATATTTTAGAAGCGCCTGAGCCTATTGCCCCAGAAGAAACAGCAGCAACGCCAGAGCCTGAAGTGATAGAGCCTGTACTGCCTAACTTAGATGAAAGTGACGCTTGGTTACAAACTACTCTTGCAGAGCTTACCTGGCGCAAAGAGCTACTTAAGCTGGTAATTGATGATGATATGATTCGTCGCTTTGTTGTTTTTACAGATAACTTTGCTCAAGGAACGCTTGCTTATGAACATAGTCCATTTATTTTGCCTAAAGTAAAGTTTTCACCTGATGAAGCTAATGTTACCGTTGAAGATAAAGAAAATGTTTGGCAGTGGGATGTTAATTCAACGAAACGTTTTAATTTATATATCGATTTATTGCGCTCCCTTGATAGTAGTGAATTAGTGCAATGGTATTTTGATATTAAGCCTTTAATTGATGAGGCTTATTCAGAGTTAGGCTATGAAGATGACTTCACATTTACCTTACAAGATGCCATTACACGTGTTTTAGATATGGAACTGCCTAAATCTTCAATGGAGTTAACCAGACCAAGTGTGATGTACAAGTTTAAGGAACAGTCTTTAGAAGAACTACCAGATAGTGATAAGTTGCTTTTACGACTGGGTAAAGAAAACCTACTGATAATCAAATCTATCTTATTAGAAATTAATGAAAAGCTTGCGCAACAAAGAAACGGTGTTAGTTAA